One Setaria italica strain Yugu1 chromosome I, Setaria_italica_v2.0, whole genome shotgun sequence DNA window includes the following coding sequences:
- the LOC101774508 gene encoding uncharacterized protein LOC101774508 isoform X2 produces the protein MQEVAGERGGYLHGRGALDSDDLLYLKEQMEAEEDAERLLRRTEKRAFAAFKKAAILADSTPAVPVALRVEPKPKSDIRQQDLLKHIVGIKPKRPKVSSPSQPADSNKTNQCEEDSVSKLSSSQNQLEPPLGEKGSSHGTVNAEYTVPRPDEPSVAKQQNTAGSLLGLAYESSDEE, from the exons ATGCAAGAAGTTGCTGGTGAGAGGGGAGGCTACCTTCATGGACGAGGAG CATTGGATAGCGATGATTTGCTTTACCTGAAAGAGCAAATGGAAGCTGAGGAAGATGCAGAGCGTCTTCTCCGTCGTACGGAGAAGCGGGCATTTGCTGCCTTTAAG AAAGCAGCAATCTTAGCTGATTCTACACCTGCTGTCCCAGTGGCTCTTCGTGTTGAACCTAAGCCTAAAAGTGATATAAG GCAACAGGATCTCTTGAAGCACATTGTTGGGATCAAACCAAAGCGGCCAAAAGTTAGCAGCCCTTCACAGCCAGCAGATAGCAATAAGACTAATCAATGTGAAGAAGATTCTGTCAGCAAGTTATCTTCATCGCAGAATCAATTGGAACCACCTTTGGGTGAGAAGGGATCATCTCATGGGACTGTCAATGCTGAGTATACAGTGCCAAGGCCAGATGAGCCATCGGTGGCTAAGCAACAGAACACAGCTGGAAGCTTGCTTGGTTTAGCTTACGAGAGTTCAGATGAAGAATAG
- the LOC101776125 gene encoding uncharacterized protein At1g65710, translating to MGLCFSKKKPPATPAGGAKKPGKVAVVAANDKAKKTAQQPKKAAKAAVEPAVAGKGAAVVVRAKDAAAGGEEKKKRPGSQEPAATEKPLPVVVVPSAPVRTSSCTKEEVDAILIQCGRLSRSSSGTGRAASSEAGGHRRRRSGSKRSYDFDQDARSGGGPGADEDWERQVAAAVVSRPSPHRGSPQRKRSGSRERSSSGGGSRRASRSPGRRTDGAAASVATAGSGGGERARQQPGKMVSVPAREKGRAPSPAAASGKRCASPRSSSPARMAAGNENAGGGPATGPTPALSRSSSRKAEQSPYRRNPMAELDENSLRNNSNHIARRQKKSIENAVAATPKKKATERCKEATVAPSCRSGMEKPEIAEDATVAVSETRAPSSKTTATRTASIVADSLSQRPVGHPGSRSRRSSRDFDQNPGSYTTQLLEDIQNYHQQSTSVTVPATPATPSISLPACVAKACSIVEAVADLNSCSSENHTYEYEPGLSADDKGSVNAPLGSDGGVEPSAVRKHAQPARDFRAEAEPQESAGSNSVSGHPWTLSREPTSVESTDRTWSTGDEVVEQSGSHGARCSPMNRPRQSKQRPSQPEPSGRSRAGSGNGNTLHRGRSAHRGSSSSVASGRSGVRVVSAAS from the exons CCCGGCAAGGTCGCCGTGGTGGCCGCCAACGACAAGGCCAAGAAGACGGCGCAGCAGCCCAAGAAGGCGGccaaggcggcggtggagcctGCCGTGGCCGGCAAAGGTGCTGCGGTGGTCGTGAGGGCCAAGGATGCCGCggcgggaggagaggagaagaagaagcggccGGGCTCGCaggagccggcggcgaccgAGAAGCCGCTgcctgtggtggtggtgccatCGGCGCCGGTGCGCACGTCGAGCTGCAccaaggaggaggtggacgcGATCCTGATCCAGTGCGGGCGGCTCAGCAGGAGCTCGTCGGGGACCGGGAGGGCGGCGTCGAGCGAGGCCGGCGGCCACCGCAGGAGACGCTCGGGGTCCAAGCGCAGCTACGACTTCGATCAGGACGCGAGGTCTGGGGGCGGCCCTGGCGCGGACGAGGATTGGGAgaggcaggtggcggcggcggtggtgtcaAGGCCGTCGCCGCACCGGGGCTCGCCGCAGCGGAAGCGGTCGGGGAGCCGGGAGCGGAGCAGCAGCGGAGGCGGGAGCCGGAGGGCCAGCCGGTCGCCGGGGCGGCGCACGGATGGCGCTGCGGCATCTGTGGCGACGGCGGGCTCTGGCGGTGGAGAGCGCGCGAGGCAGCAGCCGGGGAAGATGGTGTCCGTGCCCGCGAGGGAGAAGGGGCGCGCGCCgtcgcccgcggcggcgtcggggaagaGGTGCGCGTCTCCGAGATCGAGCTCTCCCgcgaggatggcggcggggaATGAGAACGCGGGCGGCGGACCGGCGACCGGGCCGACGCCAGCGCTGAGCCGGAGCTCGTCCAGGAAGGCCGAGCAGTCACCGTACAGGCGCAACCCCATGGCCGAGCTCGACGAGAACTCGCTCCGTAACAACAGCAACCACATTGCCAGGCGGCAGAAG AAATCCATTGAGAATGCCGTCGCCGCCACACCCAAGAAGAAGGCCACTGAGCGCTGCAAGGAGGCGACGGTTGCACCAAGCTGCCGTTCCGGGATGGAGAAGCCGGAGATCGCAGAGGACGCCACCGTTGCCGTGTCAGAGACGAGAGCGCCCTCGTCGAAGACGACCGCGACGCGCACGGCGAGCATCGTGGCCGATAGCCTGAGCCAGAGGCCCGTGGGGCATCCCGGCAGCAGGTCGCGGCGGTCGTCGCGCGACTTCGACCAGAACCCCGGCTCGTACACCACCCAGCTCCTCGAGGACATCCAGAACTACCACCAGCAATCCACCTCCGTAACCGTCCCCGCCACGCCCGCGACGCCGTCCATCTCGCTCCCGGCGTGCGTCGCCAAGGCGTGCTCCATCGTCGAGGCCGTTGCCGACCTCAACTCCTGCTCGTCGGAGAACCACACCTACGAATACGAGCCCGGCCTGTCCGCCGACGACAAGGGCTCCGTCAACGCGCCGctcggcagcgacggcggcgtcgagccGAGCGCCGTGCGCAAGCACGCGCAGCCGGCGCGGGACTTCCGCGCGGAGGCCGAGCCTCAGGAGTCGGCCGGGAGCAACAGCGTCTCCGGTCACCCGTGGACGCTGTCAAGGGAGCCAACCTCGGTGGAGTCCACGGACCGGACATGGAGCACCGGCGACGAGGTTGTCGAGCAGTCCGGCAGCCACGGAGCCCGCTGCAGCCCGATGAACAGGCCCCGGCAGAGCAAGCAGAGGCCGTCGCAGCCCGAGCCCAGCGGCCGGTCGCGCGCTGGCTCCGGCAACGGTAACACGTTGCATCGTGGACGCAGCGCACAtcgtggcagcagcagcagcgtggcGAGCGGCCGGTCCGGTGTTCGGGTCGTCTCGGCCGCTTCGTAG
- the LOC101774508 gene encoding uncharacterized protein LOC101774508 isoform X1, whose protein sequence is MSGREVREYTNLSDPKDRKFGKGKDKIDDEDITFQRMVAKMQEVAGERGGYLHGRGALDSDDLLYLKEQMEAEEDAERLLRRTEKRAFAAFKKAAILADSTPAVPVALRVEPKPKSDIRQQDLLKHIVGIKPKRPKVSSPSQPADSNKTNQCEEDSVSKLSSSQNQLEPPLGEKGSSHGTVNAEYTVPRPDEPSVAKQQNTAGSLLGLAYESSDEE, encoded by the exons ATGTCCGGGCGCGAGGTCCGCGAGTACACCAATCTCAGCGACCCCAAAG ATAGGAAGTTTGGGAAGGGGAAGGACAAgatcgatgatgaggacatcaccttcCAGCGCATGGTTGCAAAG ATGCAAGAAGTTGCTGGTGAGAGGGGAGGCTACCTTCATGGACGAGGAG CATTGGATAGCGATGATTTGCTTTACCTGAAAGAGCAAATGGAAGCTGAGGAAGATGCAGAGCGTCTTCTCCGTCGTACGGAGAAGCGGGCATTTGCTGCCTTTAAG AAAGCAGCAATCTTAGCTGATTCTACACCTGCTGTCCCAGTGGCTCTTCGTGTTGAACCTAAGCCTAAAAGTGATATAAG GCAACAGGATCTCTTGAAGCACATTGTTGGGATCAAACCAAAGCGGCCAAAAGTTAGCAGCCCTTCACAGCCAGCAGATAGCAATAAGACTAATCAATGTGAAGAAGATTCTGTCAGCAAGTTATCTTCATCGCAGAATCAATTGGAACCACCTTTGGGTGAGAAGGGATCATCTCATGGGACTGTCAATGCTGAGTATACAGTGCCAAGGCCAGATGAGCCATCGGTGGCTAAGCAACAGAACACAGCTGGAAGCTTGCTTGGTTTAGCTTACGAGAGTTCAGATGAAGAATAG
- the LOC101775724 gene encoding uncharacterized protein LOC101775724 translates to MQASARLSSSAASKKVIAGVSSPITRSCYRTSRGKAHAAPLSAQEPPPKGQKRIAKQERRVRIVEFVDKFRASNDGKFPSITNARQQVGGSYYTVREILQELKYNHAKLPLGNAKAAPLQGTVEVAEHSGPKDEAMVAQLKGTPEFAEHSRPKDDSVKSPYNCDSLKSSKEIQDVDDMLISQKDDATSTGIVEKTETWKSVGSSHHNVETEAAKHDLNTSETLKTADDPTLSDQTESESMKVITNKSYVSVGVEAQSDPGNQQRNTEASKLALENTEKILNASESSVSDQSGSDKVVKANIHDREHNPKHEPEESTSTGLFGSLKSFAYGFRNFWKKL, encoded by the exons ATGCAGGCGTCCGCGCGCCTctcgtcctccgccgcctccaagaagg TGATAGCGGGTGTCTCTAGCCCGATCACACGGTCGTGCTACCGGACCTCCCGGGGGAAGGCGCATGCGGCGCCGTTGTCTGCGCAGGAGCCGCCACCGAAGGGTCAGAAGAGGATTGCCAAGCAGGAGAGGAGGGTCAGGATAGTGGAATTTGTTGACAA GTTTAGGGCTTCAAATGATGGCAAGTTTCCTAGTATAACAAATGCTCGTCAGCAAGTTGGAGGCTCTTACTACACGGTGCGTGAGATACTTCAGGAATTGAAATATAATCATGCAAAATTACCACTGGGTAATGCTAAGGCAGCTCCACTTCAAGGAACAGTTGAAGTTGCTGAGCACTCCGGGCCTAAGGATGAAGCTATGGTGGCTCAACTTAAAGGAACACCTGAATTCGCTGAGCACTCAAGACCTAAGGATGACAGTGTAAAAAGTCCGTACAACTGCGACAGCCTCAAAAGTAGTAAGGAGATTCAGGATGTAGATGATATGCTAATATCCCAGAAAGATGATGCTACAAGTACTGGAATCGTGGAAAAG ACTGAAACTTGGAAATCAGTGGGCTCTTCTCATCACAATGTAGAAACAGAAGCTGCTAAGCATGATTTGAACACTTCAGAAACCTTGAAGACTGCAGATGACCCAACTTTATCTGATCAAACAGAAAGTGAGAGCATGAAGGTCATAACG AACAAATCTTATGTATCTGTGGGAGTGGAGGCGCAATCGGACCCTGGAAACCAGCAAAGGAATACAGAAGCTAGCAAATTAGCTCTGGAGAATACAGAAAAAATCCTGAATGCAAGTGAATCAAGTGTGTCAGATCAAAGTGGAAGTGACAAGGTGGTCAAGGCAAACATACATGACAG AGAGCACAACCCAAAGCATGAGCCTGAGGAATCCACAAGCACGGGTCTTTTTGGCAGTTTGAAATCTTTTGCCTATGGCTTCAGGAACTTCTGGAAAAAGCTGTGA